TGGAGTCATCATGAGCGTCAACAACGTGAGTCTCGCGCCTGGGCCCTGGATACACCGGTGGAGGGGAAGCTCCTGTGGGTGGGCAGGCCCTCTGCCACGTAGCCCCACATCCGGGGCACAGCCCGGCCTTGGCTCCCTGCCCCTGACCGCCTCTGGACCTGGTCCCTTGCGTGGGCCTCTGGAGAGAGGAGGCCTGGGGGTGGGTACGCGGGTGGGCAGGTTTCTGGGCTGGAAGGCCTCTGACCGCTCTGCACTGTCCCCCCAGTCCCTCTACTTGGGGCCCATCCTGAAGTTTGGCTCCAAGGAGCAGAAGAAGCAGTGGGTCACTCCTTTCACCAGCGGCGACAAAATTGGCTGCTTTGCCCTCAGTGAACCAGGTATCACCGTGGGACAGGGCCtgcccctgtcccctcccctcagAATCGGGGTGACAGACTCAGGCTGGGGCCAGTGCTGAGCTGGGTCAGCTGCTCGTTGCCTCCTGGgacaggagggcaggaggggcaggagtgAGGGCCTGGGGTGGAGCTCTGGCTGCTGGGATCGCCACAGAGCTGGGGCTCGCCTTGGCTGAGCTGGGAGGGAGGGACTTGGGCCCTGGGGTCCCTTTGGCTTGAAgacacccagctgtcacatcgcCCCCATCCCCACACCCCGAGAGCTGTGGGAGCCGGTGCGGCCCTCGAGCCTTCTCTCAGGAGCCAGACCCTGATCCCTTGGACCCGGGCCTGGCTCACCAGCCAGGGGTGAGGCTGGGTTCCGGGTGAGCTGGTGGCGGTGGACTCTGAGTCTGCGTGTGGGGCAGGGAACGGCAGCGACGCGGGGGCCGCCGCCACCACTGCCTGGGCGGACGGTGACTCGTGGGTCCTGAGTGGCACCAAAGCCTGGATCACCAACTCCTGGGAGGCCTCAGCCGCCGTGGTCTTCGCCAGCACGGACAGATCCTTGCAGAACAAGGTGGGGACCCCGAAGGGAGGGTCAGTGAGACGTTCAGAGTTTCTAGATCCAAATCTCCTTGGTCTGATGGAGCTGTTCTTGCTCTGGGGCACTTGCCgctgtccctctccctccctgggcGGCGCCTTCCCCAGAGGAGCTGGCAGAGGGCGTCACCACCGTGAGGTCCtgagggaggtggagggaagggacagGAGTTGGTGGCTGTGGTGGTTTGTGTGAGGGGCGTGGCCTCGAGCAGGTGAAAAAGTCACTGGGCGTGTCTGGCCTCCAGGGCATCAGTGCCTTCCTGGTTCCCATGCCAACTCCTGGGCTCACGCTAGGGAAGAAGGAAGACAAGCTGGGCATCCGGGCCTCATCCACTGCCAACCTCATCTTCGAGGACTGTCGCGTCCCCAAGGACAACGTGCTGGGGGAGCCAGGGATGGGCTTCAAGATTGCCATGGTGAGCCCAGCCGCGGGGGTGGGGGCCCAGGGGCAAGGCCCTGGGGCCCGGCTGGCCGGCCACTGACAGGGCGGTCCTCACAGCAAACCCTGGACATGGGCCGCATCGGCATCGCCTCCCAGGCCCTGGGCATCGCCCAGGCTGCCCTCGACTGTGCTGTGAACTACGCCGAGAACCGCACGGCCTTCGGGGCGCCCCTCACCAAGCTGCAGGTCATCCAGGTAATGAGGCACGATGCCGCGGAGGGAGAGAATTTTGGCCTTTCCCCTCTGCCTCCCAGATGGCTTTCACCTGCTTCCGTGTCCTCTGCCCTCCTACCTCCTGTCttgcagggagaggggagggagggcaaaCACCGACTGCCTGCCGGGGTGGGACTGGGTTGTTGCAGTTCAAGTTGGCGGACATGGCCCTGGCCCTGGAGAGTGCCCGGCTGCTGACCTGGCGCGCTGCGGTGCTGAAGGATAACAAGAGGCCTTTCATCAAGGTGCCGTGGGGCTGGGGTCTCCCTGGGCACGGCCCAGAGCTTTGGTGGTGGAGGGACTGAGGGAAACATCTGGGCGGGGTCCTGGTTCCTCGGGCCCGTGGGTTTATTGCTACAAGGGGTGGCTCCCCCAGGCCCACCCTGCTGAGGGCCATGTGCTGGGCGCTCCCCCCAAGGTCGAGTTTCTGACGCCACCATCCCCTGTGGTTAGGAGGCGGCAATGGCCAAGCTGGCTGCTTCGGAGGCCGCAACTGCCATCACCCACCAGGTGAGTGTCCCCGGTGCCTGGGCGAGGGAGGTCCCAAGGGTTGAGTAGCAGCGAGTGTGCCGGCTGCCCCTCCCCCGGCTATTCCTTCGGTGTGGCTGATCCTGTCCTGTTTTTCCCCTCGAGTGGGGGTCTTCTCCTCCTGAGCCCCTGCTTTCCGCCTTAGGCCATGCAGATCCTGGGTGGCATGGGCTACGTGACAGAGATGCCAGCCGAGCGGCACTACCGTGACGCTCGCATCACTGAGATTTATGAAGGCACCAGTGAGATCCAGAGGCTGGTGATCGCCGGCCACCTGCTCAGGAGCTACCGGAGCTGAACCCTCGGTAGGGCCGAGAGTGCCCGCCGGGATCCAGGCTGGCCTGAGGACCAGGGGAAAGTGGGCAGGAGCCATGTGGCCTTCCCCCTGACTCCCAGTCAAGGCCTGTGGGGCAGAAGGGCGGGGGCCACGCCTCCTCTCGCCAGGGTCCCCAGACCCAGTCTTCTGGGTGGACTTGCCGCCCTCAGCTCTATCCGCCCCAGACTAAGCTGCCTGGGAGAAAGGAAAAGTGGGGCTGTGGTCTGAGGATGCCCGTCCTCAGCTCAGGTTCTTGGCTTTGTTCCCTCTCCACCACCGACTGTGCCTTACTCTCTTCGTCTGGAGGCTGGGCCGTGGGAAGAGAGAAATTACCACTTGGGGACTCCCCATTTCTCTTCTGTGGGTCCTGGCGCTTAGCGTGAGACCCAGTGTCTACTCTTTCCTCTGAGGTCAGGGGTCTGGAGGAGTGGGGTGCGGTGGGGGCCGGAATGACCAGGCCTCAAAGCAGGAGTGGTGTTCTCTCAGGCCCTGTAGCCTCAGGGCTGGGTCATTGTGGAAGCTGCCCTGCGTCCCATTAACCTGTTCTTCGTAAAGTATAAATGAGTGCAGGTGGGTGGTCTGATTCGTGCTGTGGGATGATCACCTGTGGGAACTAAGTAATAAAGCGTATCTGTCCCCTGACCCTCATGTCCTTGCTTGGGTGCTGCTGGGGAGGGAAAGATGGTCCTTTAATCTGCTCTCCTGCAAACCCCCCACTCTGTGTGAgtgtgagagagtgtgtgtgtgattatgtgAAGCCGGCTGCAGCGGGAGGGTCCATTTCCACCCTGGGAGAGCTCCAGCACGAAGCAGGGTTGATGCAGTTCAGGAGAATAAGGGCTTGGGTGTCTAGGACTGCTGAGCAGGGAGGGCCAGCCAGGTTAGGGCCGCGGGTGGGCAGGCAGGTGAGTGAGCGCCAGCCTCAGGGCAGGAGGAAGGATGCCAGAGGGGCtgggggggagaggagaggggaaggagcaAAGCTGGGGAAATGGAGACTTTGAAAGCGTCTGTTTTGCTTACTATCTGTTCACCGAGGGCCAGCACTGAGCCTGTAGTGAGAGGGTCCTGTATCAAATCCAACTCAGGTCCACTCGCCCGAcatgcagcaaagccaatctgcTGACACCCGGTTGTGATGAAGGAACatacagtgtttattgcaggccCCAAGCAATGGAGTGGAGACAAGCCTCAGATCCATTCCAGGTGGTACTGGAGTTGGGGGTTTCTTAAGGGGAAGAACGGAGAGGCTGGGATTAATCATTTCTGTGATTAATGGTAGTTTCGGGAGTCAGGATGTCTCTGGCTTAGGATTCTCTGGCCGGGTGGCCCATGGCTCAGGGGTCTGTGAACTCACCTTGCCCTGGAGAAACACCCTGAGTTTGTGTGGTATTGGTATCTATGATAGCAGTTTTAGCACATTAACAATGTTATTGACAACAGCAGTTTGTAGTCATCTGACGCTGGTTGATTAGTGTTCAGTTAGCACAGGATTGAGGCCAGAGGGTATAAGAAAGGGGacaaagttttggatagagattAATCACCAGCTCAGCAAGGGAGCTGGTTTAAGGAGGACTCAGTTTGGGTCCTGGTGCTGCGGGGCTGGCTTTGGGCCGACGTGCCTCTGCGCGGGAGCCCATGCTGTTAACCGCTGTGGCGCGGTGTGGAGAGCGGAGCTGCTGGGGGAGAAACGGAACAGAGGGGTGAGGGCGGCGGGAAGAGCCCGCAGACAGTTTCAGAAGAGGTGCGGACAGCCCTCCGCAGAGCGGGAAGGGCCGGGAAGCTGACCTGCCACTGCTGTGAGGTCTCTGGAGGGAAGAGGCGCCGGGAACCTGACCAGTTGGAGACACCATCAAGTGGGCGCCCAACCGCGCGGGCTCTCGCCGCGCGCGGGTTCACGTGCAGGGGTGCGGGTGAGGGGCGCCGCGCGGCCGAGGGAGGCAGCCTCCAGCCCGCCCTCGCCCCGCTCCAGGGCCGACCGAGCAAACACTCCCTCACCAGCGGCTCTCCGGGCGCACACGCCTCCACGGGCCGCTGTTGGCGGCGCGGGCCTCCTGGCTCTGGGCACCTGGCCCAGGTGTGCGGGATGGAGGAGCCGGGCCCCGCGGGGCCGACAGGCGCAGCTGCTGCCCGCTTTCCCCCACTGCGCAGGCGGGCGGGGCGCGAGGGGTAACAGGAGAGGGATCCCGCTAACGACACGCAGAGACCGCTTCCCTGCCGCCCTGGGGCCTGGTGGTCTGCGCCGCCTCCTGCTCCGGGTAAGCAGCTAGCTCACACCTCTGCGGGGCCCTGGGCTCGGGTGCAAGCCGAGGGTGCGGGGAGCAGGCTGGGATTCAAGGCTTCTCCCCCGAAGCAGCCACGGTTGACCCATCCCACCTGGGAGGCAGGCGAAGGGCGGCCTCTCCCTGAGTCGCTGACCCCACGAACAGGGGCAGCGGCGTTCAGATGGCTCCACGACGCCTCCAGCGAGGTAGTCCTGGCTCCTGGCCCAGGTGAGAGTGAGGGGACAGGCACGTGGTTGAAGCTGTCTCTGGGCCTTTCCTctaggcagtgggggagggggagggggagggggagggagctttGAGGCTCAGAAGAGCCCGACCTGAGCCCCAATCCCAGGTTGGGACGCCAGGCTGGGAACCCAGCTCTCCTGCTCGGGACTCTGGCCCCTCCTGTCTTGGTCGGGCCAGTCTGCCGTACCTGTTGAAAAGCCTCTGGGCCTTGAAGGGCCAGGCGGCCAGCGAGAGCCACAGCGCTTCTCCAGGGCAAAGGGCTGGGCCATCAGAACCAGCCCCAGCCGGGGAACAGGCCTGTTTCCCCAGCGGCCGCCCCAGCTGGACGTCTGCTTCTTAGATGGGGCTGGGAAGAACCTCAGCCTCAGGGTCATAGAGGGCCGTACTGTCCTCAGTTTCCGCTCAAGGTCCAGTCTGTGCGCTCCAGGTCTTCCAGATGCTCTCATGGGTTGGGGGTCTCCCTCTCCTGTCGGGGGACAGGAGGTGGGGAGAGTCAACCACCAACCCTTGGCTTTGACAGGGAGCAGGCCTTTCTTAGTTGAAGCTTCTCCAGCTCAGAACTGAATGCTGAACTCTGCCCTGGGTCCCCTTGAACTGGAACAATGCAGGTAGGTCGCAGACATCATGTCACTTTGTGCCCAGTGTGTGTTTCCTACGAATAAGGACAGTCACTTACACTCACTTACACATCAGGGGGACAGTTACCAAAGCTGGGAAGCTTAACCATGGTCCGCAGACCTAACTCACGACTTGCCAGTCCTCTCCATGCCCTTCATGGTGGTTTAAGGTCCAGGATCACACGTTGAATTTAGCTCAGGGGTCTCTTGTTTCTTCCATTCTAGGACGGTTTCTCAGACTGAATTTGTTTTTGGTGACATTGGCATTTTTAAAGTGTCCAGGCTGGTTAattttgtagactgtccctcTGTCCAGATTAGTCTGATGGTTTCTCTGTGATAAAATGCATGGTGTGTATTTTTGGGCGGTGATAGTGTAGTGAAGTCCCTATTTTATATCTGACTTCGACTATtagtgttttatcttgttcttaatTAAGATGAGGTTTATCATCTTTCTAAAATACCAATTTTTGACTATTGACATTCAGTATTGTGGTTTTTGAATTAATTTGATAGTTTCCTTCTAAtttttttggatttaatttgctgtttttttcccccccagcttCCTGGGATGAATGTTCGTtggtttttttcagtcttttttctaagGAATGAATTTAAAGTTATGCATTTCTCTCTAAGCATGGTTTTAGCTTCATTTCATAAATTTCAGTAgattgtattttcattattactaAGTTTTTTGAGTTCCATTATGCTTTCTCCTTTGACTTATCAGTTGTTTCAaagagtattattttatttatttatttttgggtgcgttgggtctttgttgctgtgcacgggctttctctagtcgcagtgAGCAGggtctgctcttcgttgtggagctcaggcttctcattgtggtggcttctcttgttgcagagcatgggctctaggtgcgcgggctcagtagctgtggaatgtgggctcagtagttgtggctcgcgggctctagagcgcaggctcagtagttgtggtgcacgggcttagttgctccgcggcatgtgggatcttcccggaccagggctcgaacccgtgtcccctgcattggcgggcagattcttaaccactgcgccaccagggaagtcccgaaagagTATTATTTTATTAAGATGGGGTTTCTGCagtattttttgttattgattttttaaaaaatagtggtaAGATACacatcacataaaatttaccattttagattggcacagcattgtaaatcaactatacttcaataacaaaaGTTACTAAAAAAAGATGAACTATCCTGTGCATGATGGCAAAGTgagctttctaaaatgcaaatctgatcagtACACCCCCATGTGCACTCTGAATTCCAATTTTAATAAATGACTTGCTCTtctgcaaaaaaataataaattaccattttaaccatttttcttaaaaaaaaatgtacaattcagtggcatttagttcATGTACAGAGTTTGGTAACTATCACTGCTATCTAGTtcctgaacattttcatcaccccagaaggcaACTCCATACCCACcgctattgatttttctttttcttttcttctttttttttttttttttggctatgctgtggtgtggcatgtgggatcttagttccccgaccagggatcgaacctacgcTCCCTGTAGTGGgagcggatccttaaccactggaccgccagggaggtcccccaaCTGCTATTGATTTTTGCCTTAATTGCATTGTAGTCTCAGAACATTTTCTGCattatttaaattctttgaaatttgttgagatttgcaTCATGGCCCCACGTCATTTTCTATAAaaaccgatttttttttttttaatttttatttatttatttatttatttatttattatttttggctgtgttgggtcttcgtttctgtgtgagggctttctccagttgtggcgagtgggggccactcttcatcgcggtgcgcgggcctctcactgtcatggcctctcttattgcagagcacaggctccagatgcgcaggctcagtagttgtggctcacgggtctagttgctccgcggcatgtgggatcctcccagaccaggcctcgaacccgtgtcccctgcattggcaggcagattctcaaccgttgcgccaccagggaa
The sequence above is a segment of the Eschrichtius robustus isolate mEscRob2 chromosome 14, mEscRob2.pri, whole genome shotgun sequence genome. Coding sequences within it:
- the ACADS gene encoding short-chain specific acyl-CoA dehydrogenase, mitochondrial, which gives rise to MAAALLARACGPVRGALRPWDWRCLHTIYQSVELPETHQMLRQTCRDFAEKELFPIAAQVDKEHRFPAAQVKKMGELGLMAMDVPEEFGGAGLDYLAYAIAMEEISRGCASTGVIMSVNNSLYLGPILKFGSKEQKKQWVTPFTSGDKIGCFALSEPGNGSDAGAAATTAWADGDSWVLSGTKAWITNSWEASAAVVFASTDRSLQNKGISAFLVPMPTPGLTLGKKEDKLGIRASSTANLIFEDCRVPKDNVLGEPGMGFKIAMQTLDMGRIGIASQALGIAQAALDCAVNYAENRTAFGAPLTKLQVIQFKLADMALALESARLLTWRAAVLKDNKRPFIKEAAMAKLAASEAATAITHQAMQILGGMGYVTEMPAERHYRDARITEIYEGTSEIQRLVIAGHLLRSYRS